The sequence GGATATCTAATAATAAAGCATTAAAATTGGtcaaatgaacaaaaacttgAGTGTTGTTTGAAGCAGTTTAAACATTTGTGAAATAACAATCAAGTGTATATATCAGTACTATTTCAGAACTACAAATATAAGTGTAAAAAATAACTAGCAAAAAACACACAGTTTCTCAAGTGCTAGCCTTTGAAAATCTTAAGCTATTTTGAAACTTATGAAAAAAAGAGAGCTATTCTGTATTTGTACCCTTTGTTTCTAATGCTATTTTATCTGTCTTTtaccacacaaaaaataaaaaataaaaattaaagccTAACTTCTTTAGTAACTATAATTATGCATGTGCGATATACTGCTTAATtaatatagattataaaataaatgagaaattgtACTTTACTCACCTGTGATTTGGTCCGTTTTAATAGTACCCATCAgtggtttaaaagttatcacTTAACCCACATGGGTGGCCTCCATTAGATCCCCGTTACCCACCTCTGCCCTTTCTGTTAGAAAATCCATTTTACTATATAAGCCAAAATTAGAACCCTAAAAAGAAGAACGagctctcttcctctctctaccttagaatcccTAAAATCCCCAAACCCATAATCCATTTCTCTCTTTACTTAGATTGCCAAAGTGAAATCTGAACATTTGCAAGCAAGGAAGAGGTTTACTAAAGTTTGGGTTTTTCTCTATATCAGGTATGAAATTACTTTGTAGGGTTTACCATTGTTGTATTTGTTCTTTTTCAATGTGTAACAATTGATGAAGATGATTCGGATTAAAGgttttttgtcataaaattaGTGGTTTTCTGTTAAATAATTTCTTACTTTTATAGTTGACATTGATGACTGTGGTTCCTAGGAATAGGGTAGATACATCTTTAGGTTGTCTGTGGTCCCATGGAGACAAATTGCTTAGTTGGTTGTATTTCTTGTCTCCCTTGACCCCAcattaaatggtattttatattgtatgaaattattttacttttgtcAATGATTAGTGCTCTTTATGCATGTGTTGGTTATGTATTTAATTACTGTTGTTTATGCATGTGTTTAACTCTTGCAGATGGCTActgaaattcattttaattttactattcacCATAGTGAGAATTTTGAGTGGAACCTTGGTTTAGAGTATGTAGGTAGTGAGGTATCTGTAATGGGTAATGTCGATCCAGATCTACTAAGTCATTTTGAGATACAAGACATTTGTACTGATGCTAAGGGACTCATTAACAGTaggatttattatttaatacctGGTGGTGACTTATAGCAAGGGTTAAGGTTAATTACTTCAGATGATGATGTGACCTACATGTGTGAACTACATGCTAAATGGCCAACAAAGGAAATCACACTTTATGTAGAACCTAAAGCTAAACCAATTGCTATTGAAAAACCTATGGTTGATTTAGATCAACCAATTACAGTAGACCAACCATGGGAAATGAATGATAAAGATGATGATACTGATTGTGAGGAGGTAACTCTAGTAGTGGGTGAACACAATATGGGCAGTGACAATATTGTCTCTATTAGATCATCTGTGGTTGACCAAAATGATGCTAGTGAAGAACCTGTTGAGGGTTTAAAGGATGGTAGTGTTGGTGGAGCTATGGATGATAATGTTGGGGGTGGGCAACCTGTTGGTTGTGGTGAAGTGCATGTGGATGACAATGCTACCCATGGACAAACTGTTAGTAGTGAAAATGTTCATGTGGATGAACCTAATTGGCTAGATGAAGAGTATGAAGGACCAGATTATCCTGATGATATATTTGGTGCTCAGAACAATGAGGTGCCTAATATGAGAGAGCATCAAAGAGATACTGAAAAGGTAAATGAGGGAAAGCATTTGAAGGAGCAAGTTACAAATAATGGGAAGAAACCAGAAGCTGTTGCCAGTGATCAAGCTGTTGCCAGTGATCAAgctgttgatgatgatgattgggCTAAAAAAACTCTTGATGATGATGACACTAGGAGCATTAACAGTTTTGAGAATGAGGATGAAAGGGTAAGATGTTTAGAGTTCAATGAGAAGACTGGCATGAGTAACCCTCAATTATGCAATGGTATGAAGTTtccagatgggaaggtgtttaGGGTTGCCTTGAGGGAATATGCAGTGCAAAAGCCTGTGGACATTAAGTTCAAGCTTAATGAAAAGACCAAAGTTTCTGTCCATTGCAAGTATGAATGTGGTTGGAAGGTACATGCATCACAAATTTCAAGGGACTTAAACTTCCAAATAAAGACCATGGTTCCAATTTGTACATGTGGGAGGACATTCAAACATAGCCAGGTCACTTCTACATATGTGGCTAGGAAGTACTTGGATGATTTCAACAAAAACCCTGATTGGGCAATTTCTAGTGTAAAACACCGAGTTATGAAAGGTATGTCTGTGGACTTGAGCATAAATCAAGTGTACAGAGTTAAGAGAAAAGCTAGAGAGTTCATACTAGGTGATGAGAGGTTGCAGTATGGGAAGTTTAGGAACTATGCTAAGATGATAAGAGTAACCGATGGGGAGAGTAAGGTGATTTTGCAAACTGAGATTATTGAACCTAACACACAACCTAAGTTCAAAAGGATATATGTGAGATACAATGCATAGAAAGTTGGATTCTTGGGAGGGTGGAAGCCACTTGTAGGATTAGATGGTTGCCATTTGAAGGACAAGTTTGGCAAACATATATTATCAGCAATTGCAAGGGATGGGAATGACAATATATTTCCTGTTGCATTAGGTGTAGTTGAGCAAGAAAATAAGGATTCTTGATTGTGGTTTTTACAAACATTTGCAAATAATATTGGGAGGCCAAATGAGCTGAATTTGGTGTTCATTTAAGATAGGCAGAAGGTAATACAATTCACTtgctttttgagatttttgtttgttcttaGTCATTACATTTCTGCTTTTTGAAAGTTCTGTTTTTGTTCTTAGGCAGATGGTGTTCATTTTTGTCCTTtggatgttttttgattttatttatgataACCAGGGATTAATACATGTCATGGAGATGTTGTTCCCAACAGTTGAACATAGATTTTGTGTGAAACATATTTATAGCAACTTTAAGTTAAACTTCAAGGGTTTAGAATTGAAGGCTGCATTATGGATGTGTGCTGTAGCAACAACAGTTAGGGAGTTTGAGAAGAGGATGTAAGATATGAAGGACTCGGACAAAGAAGCATGAGAGTATTTAGCAGACATCCAACCAACTCAATGGACCAAGTCACATTTCACTCCAAGGGCCATCTTTGATTGTTATGTGAACAATCTTAGTGAGTCATTTAATTCTATGATACTAGATGCTAGGGATAAACCTATCCTTGCCACGCTTGAATGGATTAGGGCAGGTTAATGACTAGAATGTACAGTAAGAGGACTGAGATTGAAAAGTTCACTAGTGACATATGTCCAAACATAGTGCAGAAGCTTGAGCAATTGAAAGTTAATTCTAAGTCATTTTCTGCTATTCCATCAAGTTGCTTTATATATGAGATTAATAATGAGTAGGGGTGTCCAAGGACCCGCATAAATCGACCCGCCCGCCCGAAACCGCCCGAACCGAAGGTCCACGGGCGGCTCCGAATCCAGCTACGGTCGGTCACGGATTGGGAAGAAAACAACCCGAATAGGTCGGTTCGGATCCgggtttcaaaatatttcaccCGGAAAATCCGAACCGACcgaattatttataataataaaaaaaaaaaagtagatttgACATTTAGACATTTCAGTCTCAGTCTTCCAGTCTCCAGAACAGCCCACTTGCCCAGCCCGAGACTCAAAGCTCACACCTTCCCAACATAAACATCAGCCGttcatcacaaaataaaatttaaaatgaatggTCCTGATGAGAGTAAGACAGACCATGATATGACCGGTTCAGTGGCACAATAATCTATTTTAAACCAACGGCTATAATCTAAGATGAAAAGGAAATCCAACGGTGAGAATTAAATGGGAAGATCTGATATCTCTCAACTAGTCTCAATAGTCTCTTCAGCCTCCACTCTTCTCTTCAGTTTTTGCTTCATTGACAGACACCCCTAAGGCCGCCCCTAATGGACATGGCTTCCCATTCACGCCTCCCCCATCCCTTTTCACTCTTCCTCATCTCTTCAGTCTTCATTTCTTCAGTCTCAGACTCTCTGGTCTTTactttctctctcaaactctctcaaactctcacaATCTCACACTCTATAAAATTTAAACCCTTTCCCCAAATCCGAAGTTCCAAACTACTGTTtctccaaaatccaaatccagATTCTAAAGAACAAACCCTAGCAGCCTCGGCCTCCAATGCCGTTACCCAGTCCCCTCTCCGCCTCCAACGCCTAGCGCCACCGCCGCTGTCCATTCCTCTCTCCATAGCTACCGCCGGAGTCATCCCGTGTACTCTTCACTGAGTCagtaaggtaattttttttgtttctcatctttcttttatgttaATCTCGTTGGTTTCATTTGTTATGGAAGTCAAATgttcaaatcaaataaatccaaagaTTCATACTATGAAACCctaactaaaaaaaacttagaaaccCTAACTACTTAACTTTTGTTCTGTGTTCTTTTCTTTAATCAATTTTGATcctgttttaattttatacagGATTGAAAGCTGACTCCCAAGTATCATTATCTGCCCTCAAGTATGAGCTTGCCATACACCCACGGTTTCCTCATCCCGTGTACTCTTCACTGAGTTAGTAAggtaatttttctttgtttctcatctttcttttatgttaATCTCGTTGGTTTCATTTGTGATGGAAATCAAATGttcaaatcaaataaacccAAAGATTCATACTATGAAACCctaactaaaaaaaacttagaaaccCTAACTATTTAACTTTTGTTCtgtattcttttctttaatcaattttgatcctgttttaattttatacagGATTGAAAGCTGATTCCAAGTATCATTATCTGCCCTCAAGTTTGAAACCCATACACCCACGGTTTTCTTCAAGGTATGGTTTTTGCATTCCTTtgtatttggttaaaaaaaaaatgtagtgaCTGACTGACTGGTGATTGTTCATTtgtttgatatttctttttacaaaagGGGCAGAGTAATCTAAATGATAAATAGAATGTTGAAAGGGAAACTATTGAATGTAACTCATTAGAgttgtttttaaagttttagaacATTTACCTTGCTTTGTATGAGAAGATTGTTATGATGTGATTAGTAGAATGTTGAAAGGgaaattattgaatttaattcatGAGAGTTGCACTAATGTGGCTTGCAGatgcttttgattttgcttttctATTAGTTTGTAGCTTTGTATGTTCTGTATTGCCCAATTTAGACAAtgtttatttaacattttggttaTAGCATCTTATGGAAGTTTTAGTTTACCTTGCTTTGTATGAGAAGATTGTTATGATGTGATTAGTAAAATGTTGAAAGGGAAACTACTGAATTTAGTTCATGAGAGTTGCATTAATGTGGCTTGCAGatgcttttgtttttgcttttctaTTAGTTTGTAGCTTTGTATGTTCTGTATTGCCCAAATTAGACAAggtttatttaacattttggtcATAGCATCTTATGGAAGTTTTAGTCTACCTTActttgtttttaacacatttaacACCTAGAAGTTGATTATATGAGAAGATTGTTATGATGTGAACAAAGTTGATTTAACATTTTGGTTATAGCATCTTATAGAAGTTTtagtttgctttgttttgtttttaacacatttaacACAAGTTTTAGAACATTTACCTTGTTTTGTATGAGAAGATTGTTATGATGTGATTAGTATGATCATGCAATTTGTCACTGCTAAGAAGAGATCTGTGATCTTGCATGTCCCTAATTAATTTACTTCATTGAGTTATCTGTGATCTTTCTTTCTAATAATCTCTTTTGATTATGTTTATTAAAATGTTTGCTTCCAGGATACTGGTTTTCCTTTTTGGTGTGTGtgcttattatttattattattattaaagctATTAATTATACTTGTTACTCTAGTTTGctaatatgtatttttgtttttttaggtcATGGAAACCAACACTAATGAACCCTTTGTCCAAACATCAGCTGCTACAGAAGATGATATTCCTACCCAAGTTGAGGATTCTGCTGCTACCTAAGCTGCTTCCCAAGCTGAAGCAGCTGCTGCTTCTGAGTTGCCCCCAGTTCCACCATGCCAAGTGAGTATGACAGCTCCTGTTAGTGGTAGTTGTAGTGGTAGGAAAAAGTCTGTTGTTTGGGGTCACtttgaaaaagtaaagataGGTGAGGGTGATACTAGTAAGACTAAGGCTATCTGTAATTATTGTCAAAAATCTTATAATGCTGATAGTAAGAGTTGTGGTACCAGTAATTTGTTAGCTCATGTGCCAATATGTCCCAAGAACCCTAATAGAGAAGATGTAGTTAAAGGGCAGAAAACATTAgcttttgtacccaaaaaggaTGGAGAAGACGGATTCCACCTTGTGCCAACATCCTTTTCTGTTGAGGCTTGTAGAAAGGCATTGGCCGAAATGGTTATAATTGATGAGTTGCCTTTTAGGTATGTCGAGGGGTATGGGTTTAAGAAATTTGTTAGTACCTTGCAACCTAAGCTTAGATTAAAGGATATCCCATCTCGTCAAACTGTAGCTAGGGATGTGATTGACATTTataatagtgagagagagaagctaaGGAAATCCTTGAAGGGTTGTAGGGTGTGTCTCACTACGGACACATGGacttctattcaaaatttaaattatatgtgtCTGACTTGTCACTTTATTGATGATGCTTGGAAATTGCATAAGAGAATTCtaaatttttgtcaagttgaaGACCACAAGGGGGAGACTATAGGTAGAAAGATTGAGATGTCGTTGCGTGAGTGGGGTATTGATGGGATATTTACCTTGACAGTAGATAATGCTAACTcaaatttaacaacaattaaatttttgcaaagGGTGACTAAAGATTGGAATGGGGCAGTTTTAGGAAATGAGTACATGCACATGAGGTGTTGTGCCCATATCCTAAATCTCATTGTGGGGGAGGGTTTAAAAGAGATAGATGCATCAGTTGCTAAGGTGCGTGAAGCTGTGAGGTATGTGAAGTCCTCACCCAATAGAAGTCAAACTTTTAAGAGTTTTATGGAGAGGTTAGGTATGGAGTCCAAGAGTCTTCTCAGTCTAGATGTACCTATTAGGTGGAACTCGACCTATATCATGTTAGAAACTGctgaaaaatttgagaaagtgtTTCTCCGAATGGATTTTGAAGATGATGGTTATTCGTCGTACTTTAGGACCAAGGAAGATAGTGGTGGTTTGGGGTCTCCATGTATGATTGATTTCCAAAATTGTAGGGTGTTTGTGACTTTCTTAAGGCTGTTTTATAATGCAACAAAGAAATTTTCTGGTTCATTGTATGTTACTTCAAATGCCTTCTATGATGAGATCTTTGTTATTCAGGAGAGTATTTCCAATTTAGTTAAATCCCAAAACACTCTCTTGAAAAGCACAGCCACAAACATGCAAACTAAGTTTGAGAAGTATTGGGGGGAAGGGGAGAAAATTAATCCTCTTTTGTATGTGGCTGTGGTTTTTGATCCAcgaaaaaaattgagatttttgaagttttcattttctgaaatttatggGAATGCAGTTGCAGAAGTGATGGTTGATAAGGTGAAAGACCTTTTGTTtaagttgtataatttttacaCTTGTATTCATTCACCAAATGTG is a genomic window of Quercus lobata isolate SW786 chromosome 2, ValleyOak3.0 Primary Assembly, whole genome shotgun sequence containing:
- the LOC115968149 gene encoding zinc finger BED domain-containing protein RICESLEEPER 1-like; the encoded protein is MTAPVSGSCSGRKKSVVWGHFEKVKIGEGDTSKTKAICNYCQKSYNADSKSCGTSNLLAHVPICPKNPNREDVVKGQKTLAFVPKKDGEDGFHLVPTSFSVEACRKALAEMVIIDELPFRYVEGYGFKKFVSTLQPKLRLKDIPSRQTVARDVIDIYNSEREKLRKSLKGCRVCLTTDTWTSIQNLNYMCLTCHFIDDAWKLHKRILNFCQVEDHKGETIGRKIEMSLREWGIDGIFTLTVDNANSNLTTIKFLQRVTKDWNGAVLGNEYMHMRCCAHILNLIVGEGLKEIDASVAKVREAVRYVKSSPNRSQTFKSFMERLGMESKSLLSLDVPIRWNSTYIMLETAEKFEKVFLRMDFEDDGYSSYFRTKEDSGGLGSPCMIDFQNCRVFVTFLRLFYNATKKFSGSLYVTSNAFYDEIFVIQESISNLVKSQNTLLKSTATNMQTKFEKYWGEGEKINPLLYVAVVFDPRKKLRFLKFSFSEIYGNAVAEVMVDKVKDLLFKLYNFYTCIHSPNVQDQSGSERTELETDASDPYVMVHSRYERFLQVEQSVGCSNELERYLAENCDGRKDANFEILEWWRDNCNRYQVLSKVVKDVLAVPVSTVASESAFSTGGRIVDPFRSALSPLMVQNLVCSQNWLQAIVPISHRQSRDDVEALEEELLDLVLNQQPANTSSSKGSTSGKRPLISIDD